One Bacteroidota bacterium genomic window carries:
- a CDS encoding YtxH domain-containing protein → MKPGNSFLTGLLAGAAIGGVIALLYAPKSGKETREQIKTKLADLEAEFNTLKEKATGKSDQIRKDIEAKLAELRRDLEAFSNSH, encoded by the coding sequence ATGAAACCAGGAAATTCATTCCTTACCGGATTGTTGGCCGGTGCGGCAATAGGTGGGGTAATTGCCTTGCTTTACGCTCCTAAAAGCGGAAAAGAAACCCGCGAACAGATTAAAACAAAGCTAGCTGACCTTGAAGCAGAATTTAATACTCTAAAAGAAAAAGCTACAGGCAAATCGGATCAAATACGAAAAGATATTGAGGCCAAACTAGCTGAGTTGCGCAGAGACCTGGAAGCATTTTCCAACAGCCATTAA
- a CDS encoding GMC family oxidoreductase yields MKQEYDVCIVGSGAGAGPVAYELAHAGYRVLVLEKGPWLTEKDFTKDEIACCRRNTYTPELKDEPHAIEQLINGEWKIRSNASSGWSFWNGNMVGGSSNLMSGFFHRMKPIDFRLLSEFGTIERANVVDWPIEYKDLEPYYEKTERIVGVSGRVVDHPFLEPRSTPDYPFPPSREHHFAKLVEQAGAKLSYQPIPLARAILTNSLNERSACIYSGYCGSYGCTSKAKGSSRAALLDPALKTGNCEIRPNSKVYFLESDSDGMVNKVHYYDLEGKMQNVQARIVVVACQAVETSRLLLLSKGKKHPNGLGNNHQQVGKNLLFSAGGIGSAEFHRSDFEKNAFESILDLNSFVNRALQDWYVIHDYPEFMNPIKGGTIDFLMGHANPIRRAIRQKRENGKLLWGESLKEKLEYSFHDTRRLEFEVFCDWLPTENCFVSLDETYTDRWQTPVARIRLANHPHDIKVGEYLAEKAKILLKEMGGRNIVSNISGLPPANLMAGGCRFGNDIKESVLDANCRIHDAPNVFVTDGSFMPTGGSVTHTFTIYANSFRVADKIKEQL; encoded by the coding sequence GTGAAACAAGAATATGATGTATGCATTGTCGGAAGTGGCGCAGGAGCAGGTCCTGTCGCTTATGAACTGGCACATGCCGGATATAGGGTGTTGGTACTTGAAAAAGGACCCTGGCTTACTGAAAAAGATTTTACCAAAGACGAAATAGCCTGTTGCCGCAGAAACACCTACACTCCTGAATTAAAGGATGAACCTCATGCCATCGAACAATTAATAAACGGAGAATGGAAAATCCGTTCCAATGCAAGCAGTGGGTGGAGTTTTTGGAATGGTAATATGGTAGGTGGTTCGTCGAACCTGATGAGTGGGTTCTTTCATCGCATGAAACCTATTGATTTCAGATTGCTGAGTGAATTCGGCACTATTGAAAGAGCTAATGTGGTTGATTGGCCAATCGAATACAAAGACCTGGAGCCCTATTACGAAAAAACAGAACGCATTGTGGGTGTATCGGGCAGGGTTGTTGACCATCCCTTTCTCGAACCCAGATCTACACCCGATTACCCTTTCCCACCAAGTCGCGAACACCATTTCGCAAAACTAGTAGAACAGGCAGGGGCAAAATTAAGTTATCAACCCATTCCTCTGGCAAGGGCTATTTTAACCAATTCGCTGAATGAGCGTTCGGCCTGCATTTACAGCGGTTATTGCGGAAGTTATGGATGCACTTCAAAAGCCAAAGGCAGTTCGCGTGCTGCACTTCTCGATCCTGCTCTTAAAACAGGCAATTGCGAGATACGCCCTAACTCGAAAGTATATTTCCTCGAAAGTGATTCGGATGGAATGGTAAACAAGGTGCACTATTATGATTTGGAAGGAAAGATGCAAAATGTGCAAGCAAGAATTGTTGTAGTCGCTTGCCAGGCTGTAGAAACCAGTCGTCTGCTTTTATTGTCGAAAGGTAAAAAACACCCAAATGGATTGGGTAACAATCACCAGCAGGTTGGTAAAAACCTTCTTTTTTCGGCCGGTGGTATTGGTAGTGCAGAATTTCACCGAAGCGATTTTGAAAAGAATGCATTTGAAAGCATACTTGACCTGAACAGCTTTGTAAATCGTGCCTTGCAAGATTGGTATGTAATTCACGATTATCCTGAGTTTATGAATCCCATAAAGGGAGGCACCATCGATTTTCTCATGGGACATGCCAACCCGATTCGCCGGGCCATAAGACAAAAGCGGGAAAATGGAAAGCTTTTATGGGGTGAAAGCTTAAAGGAAAAACTCGAGTATAGTTTTCATGATACCCGCCGTCTCGAATTTGAAGTTTTTTGCGATTGGCTTCCTACGGAGAATTGCTTTGTGAGTCTGGACGAAACTTATACAGATCGCTGGCAAACCCCGGTGGCACGAATACGCCTGGCCAATCACCCACATGACATTAAAGTTGGGGAGTACCTTGCTGAAAAAGCTAAAATATTATTAAAAGAAATGGGAGGGAGAAACATCGTATCGAATATTTCGGGTCTCCCTCCTGCAAACCTCATGGCAGGTGGTTGTCGTTTTGGAAATGACATCAAAGAATCGGTGCTCGATGCCAATTGCCGTATACACGATGCACCCAATGTTTTTGTAACCGACGGCAGTTTTATGCCCACCGGAGGCAGTGTAACCCATACATTCACCATTTATGCCAATTCTTTCAGAGTAGCCGATAAAATCAAGGAACAACTATAA
- a CDS encoding gluconate 2-dehydrogenase subunit 3 family protein, protein MISRRRFVFIFGFIGMMLTIALNACKRSLSVPASYGLTPDQFQLLESIHEHLFPSGPNKPGAKEIHSAAYVKKMLSDPQVKDYDKRLLLFGIQWTSETSQTLFGKELLSLTSEEKEKVLLDLVSYENGEQWISNNLTYILEALLSDPVYGSNPNEIGWSWLKHQTGYPRPDNRTKYQYL, encoded by the coding sequence ATGATTTCACGCAGAAGATTTGTATTCATTTTCGGGTTTATTGGAATGATGCTGACCATTGCCCTGAATGCATGCAAGCGAAGTTTGTCTGTTCCGGCAAGTTATGGGCTCACTCCTGATCAGTTTCAATTGCTGGAAAGCATTCATGAGCATCTTTTTCCTTCTGGCCCAAATAAACCGGGTGCAAAAGAAATACATTCGGCAGCTTATGTAAAAAAAATGCTTTCCGACCCTCAGGTAAAAGACTACGACAAGCGTTTACTGCTATTCGGTATTCAATGGACCAGCGAGACTTCGCAAACTCTGTTTGGGAAAGAATTACTTTCGCTTACCAGCGAAGAAAAAGAAAAAGTTCTTCTCGATTTAGTCAGTTACGAAAATGGAGAGCAATGGATTTCCAATAACCTAACCTATATTTTAGAGGCGCTCCTCTCCGACCCTGTTTATGGCAGTAACCCGAATGAAATAGGCTGGAGTTGGTTAAAGCACCAAACCGGTTATCCGCGGCCCGACAATAGAACCAAATACCAATACCTGTGA
- a CDS encoding Zn-dependent hydrolase: protein MRIFFLALTSAAFLMSCKQSETKQISEMQKKVDQFVGFTLTSDISDLSENEKEMLRILIEAAEIMDNLFWQQAFGEKQQALELTNDSVAQKFILINYGPWERLNGNMPFIEGIGEKPLGAQFYPSDMTKEEFEAFQSEDKASLYTIIRRDSANRLISIPYHKAYKVELTKASQLLKKAAALAEDPGLKIYLELRSEALITSNYLASDLAWMDMKTNRLDFVVGPIENYEDQLYNYKAAFEAYVLIKDMEWSKKLDRFAALLPALQKKLPVEDRYKAETPGTNSDLGAYDVVYYAGDCNAGSKTIAINLPNDPIVHKEKGSRRLQLKNAMQAKYEKIMVPIAQTLINPDQQKHLTFDAFFENTMLHEVAHGIGISYTLTTGEEVRTAMKDKSTALEEGKADILGVFLVKELIEMGELETDIMNNYVTFTAGLFRSIRFGASSAHGVSNLIRYNYFLEQNAMSRSAEGIYTIDAVKMEAAINGLTEIILKIQGDGDYAAAVNLVEKYGQVSSELQQDLDKINQQNIPVDIVFEQGTKVLGLSDCNKTKCPEKKKCCKEKQ, encoded by the coding sequence ATGAGAATTTTCTTTTTGGCCTTAACCAGTGCGGCTTTCCTTATGTCGTGCAAGCAATCTGAAACGAAACAGATTTCGGAAATGCAGAAAAAAGTAGACCAATTTGTAGGCTTTACGCTTACATCCGATATCTCAGATTTGTCGGAAAACGAAAAAGAGATGCTTCGTATTTTAATTGAAGCAGCCGAAATTATGGATAATTTATTCTGGCAGCAGGCTTTTGGCGAAAAGCAGCAAGCACTGGAACTTACAAACGATTCTGTTGCACAGAAATTCATCCTGATAAATTATGGACCCTGGGAGCGACTGAACGGCAACATGCCCTTTATTGAAGGAATAGGCGAAAAACCTCTTGGTGCTCAATTCTACCCCAGCGATATGACCAAAGAAGAATTTGAGGCATTTCAGTCAGAAGATAAGGCCTCGTTGTATACCATTATCCGCCGCGATTCTGCTAATAGGTTGATAAGCATACCATATCATAAAGCCTACAAGGTTGAATTAACCAAAGCTTCTCAATTGCTAAAAAAAGCAGCTGCACTAGCCGAGGATCCGGGTCTGAAAATCTATCTCGAACTGCGAAGCGAGGCACTTATTACAAGCAATTACCTGGCTAGTGACCTTGCTTGGATGGATATGAAAACCAACCGCCTCGATTTTGTGGTAGGTCCAATCGAAAACTACGAAGATCAATTGTATAACTACAAAGCAGCTTTCGAAGCCTATGTGCTGATAAAAGACATGGAATGGTCGAAAAAACTCGATCGTTTTGCAGCCCTGCTACCTGCTCTTCAGAAAAAATTGCCTGTGGAAGACCGCTACAAAGCCGAAACTCCCGGCACCAATTCCGACCTAGGCGCTTACGATGTGGTGTATTATGCAGGCGATTGCAATGCAGGAAGCAAAACCATTGCCATCAACCTGCCCAACGACCCCATTGTGCACAAAGAAAAAGGTAGCCGCAGGCTGCAGCTTAAAAATGCCATGCAGGCCAAGTACGAAAAAATAATGGTGCCAATAGCTCAAACACTCATTAACCCCGATCAGCAAAAGCATTTGACCTTTGATGCCTTTTTCGAAAACACCATGTTGCACGAAGTGGCTCATGGAATAGGCATAAGTTATACCCTTACTACAGGCGAAGAGGTGCGCACAGCGATGAAGGATAAATCGACTGCGCTCGAAGAAGGAAAGGCAGATATTCTGGGGGTATTTCTTGTAAAAGAACTCATAGAAATGGGTGAACTGGAAACTGATATCATGAACAATTACGTTACATTCACTGCCGGACTTTTTCGGTCGATTCGCTTTGGTGCATCAAGTGCCCATGGAGTTTCGAACCTAATACGATACAACTATTTTCTCGAACAAAATGCCATGAGCCGCTCAGCCGAAGGAATATATACCATCGATGCAGTAAAAATGGAAGCAGCTATCAATGGCCTCACAGAAATAATTTTAAAAATTCAAGGCGATGGCGACTATGCGGCTGCAGTAAATCTGGTGGAAAAATATGGCCAGGTTTCGTCTGAATTACAACAGGACCTGGATAAAATTAACCAACAAAATATACCGGTTGATATTGTTTTCGAACAAGGCACGAAAGTGCTGGGATTGAGCGATTGCAATAAAACAAAGTGTCCTGAAAAGAAAAAGTGTTGCAAAGAAAAACAATAG
- a CDS encoding AraC family transcriptional regulator — protein MFYSIAKPSVYLSKFIKHYWTLENCIPNGLEHKQTIVPSGLLELIFYFDNKPTSDSRNKSISDCSLITGQLNEYYELIITGKISLFSVIFQPHGLSTFIDMPVQELYNQNVPLRLIFKNEVDEIETKIAEAKSFKERIALVEGYFYRILKKKELKYSFERINKCVYKINQSKGQIGISELAYEACYSRKQFERNFLNSIGTSPKQFLRIIRFQHAIDLKSKNKGISLTDLTYQCGYYDQAHMINDFQKLSGLTPQQYFNDCEPFSDYFN, from the coding sequence ATGTTTTACAGTATTGCCAAGCCATCGGTTTATTTGTCAAAGTTCATTAAGCATTATTGGACTTTAGAAAATTGCATTCCGAATGGATTGGAGCATAAACAAACTATTGTTCCGAGTGGATTATTGGAGTTGATTTTTTATTTCGACAATAAACCAACTTCAGACAGCAGAAACAAGTCCATTAGCGATTGCAGCTTAATAACAGGTCAGTTAAACGAATATTACGAGCTTATAATTACAGGAAAGATCTCGCTTTTTTCAGTCATCTTTCAACCCCACGGTTTATCGACTTTTATTGATATGCCTGTTCAGGAATTGTACAATCAAAATGTTCCACTGCGGTTGATTTTTAAAAATGAAGTGGACGAGATAGAAACCAAAATCGCTGAAGCCAAAAGCTTTAAAGAAAGAATAGCGCTTGTGGAAGGTTACTTTTATAGAATTCTGAAAAAGAAAGAACTAAAATATTCCTTCGAAAGAATTAATAAATGCGTTTATAAGATTAATCAATCGAAAGGGCAGATAGGAATTAGTGAATTAGCTTATGAAGCCTGCTACAGCCGTAAACAGTTCGAAAGAAATTTTCTAAATAGCATTGGAACATCTCCCAAGCAATTCTTAAGAATTATTCGGTTTCAACATGCAATTGATTTAAAATCGAAAAATAAAGGCATTAGTTTAACCGATTTAACCTACCAATGTGGTTATTATGACCAGGCGCACATGATCAATGATTTTCAGAAACTATCAGGCCTGACCCCTCAGCAATATTTTAACGATTGCGAGCCATTTTCTGATTATTTTAATTAA
- a CDS encoding AI-2E family transporter, whose translation MKSKKAVNSVYDTTIRLFIVLLIISWCLLLMFPFVSIILWSLILSMALFPMHNKLSIKMGGRPKLASAIIITSILAIVVIPSYFLTSALIDEIKILKESFDSGSLTIPPPTEKVKEWPIIGEKLYERWLSASENIEQTLIKYQDQLLKFGSHLAKGILSTTSGALQIIISLIIAGFLLVYNGAGEEIKKLFRKVAGDRGDEFADLILKTVGNVVKGIIGVALILAILDGILLVAADIPYAGILTLFIFVLAILQIPLFIITVPIIIYIFAVKDTGPAIVWTILLLIVGTSDNILRPILLGKGAPVPMLVIFIGVIGGFIISGFIGLFTGAIVMSLGYKLYIEWVNTDNEKSIEVKTE comes from the coding sequence ATGAAAAGCAAAAAAGCAGTTAACTCCGTTTACGATACTACCATTAGATTGTTCATTGTCCTTTTAATTATTAGTTGGTGTTTACTCCTCATGTTTCCGTTTGTGAGTATAATACTTTGGAGCCTTATACTTTCTATGGCATTGTTTCCAATGCACAATAAACTCTCCATTAAAATGGGAGGCAGGCCCAAACTAGCATCGGCTATAATCATTACATCCATTTTAGCCATTGTAGTTATTCCCAGCTACTTTTTAACCAGTGCACTCATCGATGAAATTAAAATACTAAAGGAAAGCTTTGACAGTGGCAGTTTAACCATTCCACCACCTACCGAAAAAGTGAAGGAATGGCCTATAATCGGAGAAAAACTTTATGAGAGATGGCTATCAGCTTCGGAGAACATTGAACAAACATTAATAAAATACCAGGATCAGTTATTGAAATTCGGAAGCCATTTGGCAAAGGGAATTTTGAGTACAACCAGTGGGGCACTGCAAATCATAATCTCATTAATCATTGCAGGATTTTTATTGGTCTACAATGGTGCTGGCGAAGAAATCAAAAAACTCTTCAGAAAAGTTGCCGGTGACAGAGGCGATGAATTTGCCGATTTAATTTTAAAAACCGTAGGCAATGTTGTGAAGGGGATTATCGGCGTGGCTCTTATTTTGGCTATTTTAGATGGAATATTGCTAGTGGCTGCCGATATTCCTTATGCCGGAATATTGACCTTGTTCATATTTGTACTGGCTATCCTTCAAATACCTTTGTTTATTATCACCGTACCGATAATCATTTACATTTTTGCCGTAAAAGACACAGGTCCAGCAATTGTTTGGACAATATTATTGTTGATAGTAGGAACTTCGGACAATATTTTAAGGCCTATATTGCTTGGCAAAGGAGCCCCTGTGCCCATGCTGGTAATTTTTATTGGTGTAATTGGCGGCTTTATTATATCCGGTTTTATTGGTTTGTTTACCGGGGCTATTGTAATGTCTTTGGGATATAAGTTATATATTGAATGGGTTAATACCGACAATGAAAAGAGTATTGAAGTTAAAACGGAATAA
- a CDS encoding phage holin family protein: protein MFEDIESLKKNLQEYVEIKLDLIRLHTAENLSKIFSTAASLAVIGYLLFFIFLFLSMAAGFYISTRLDSYELGFLSVALFYVFVLVAFIILKKHFIERPIIKAMIQLFFPIFTDHEKKS, encoded by the coding sequence ATGTTCGAAGATATCGAAAGCCTCAAAAAAAATCTTCAGGAGTACGTCGAAATCAAATTGGATTTGATACGGCTTCACACGGCCGAAAATTTATCGAAAATATTTAGTACAGCTGCAAGCCTGGCTGTTATAGGGTATTTATTATTTTTTATTTTCCTTTTTTTATCGATGGCGGCAGGTTTTTATATTTCAACCCGGCTGGATTCTTATGAACTTGGATTTTTAAGTGTGGCTCTTTTTTATGTGTTTGTGCTTGTTGCATTTATAATTCTAAAGAAACATTTTATTGAGCGCCCAATCATTAAGGCTATGATTCAATTGTTTTTTCCAATTTTTACCGACCATGAAAAGAAGAGTTGA